Proteins from a genomic interval of Nostoc sp. 'Peltigera membranacea cyanobiont' N6:
- a CDS encoding peptidylprolyl isomerase → MAHLRIGNQIITQSEIVPLLAGFQMLPQLCRLLVIETAIAGFELTPSEKECVIEQFYQNNQLTTPEAIAKALEHYSMSLEQLEAVAMRELKIEKLKQATWGTKLESYFLQCKPQLDKVIYSLIRTSDAEVAQELYFRIKAQEQTFADCASVYSQGQEAQTGGMLGPVPMSQPHPAIAQKLTISQPGQLWPPMKLSEWFVIVRLEKLIPAQLDDAMRSTLLNHLFETWLAEEISKAQLTIHDDAPAPVLITR, encoded by the coding sequence ATGGCTCACCTAAGAATTGGCAACCAGATAATTACCCAATCAGAAATTGTGCCTCTGCTGGCTGGTTTCCAAATGCTGCCGCAGTTATGCCGTTTGTTGGTGATTGAAACAGCGATCGCTGGCTTTGAACTCACTCCATCAGAAAAAGAGTGTGTTATTGAGCAATTCTACCAAAACAATCAACTGACAACACCAGAAGCTATAGCAAAAGCCTTAGAACATTACAGTATGAGCCTTGAGCAGCTAGAAGCTGTTGCTATGCGAGAACTGAAAATTGAGAAGTTAAAGCAAGCCACTTGGGGGACAAAGCTAGAATCTTATTTTTTGCAATGTAAGCCTCAGCTAGACAAAGTAATTTATTCCCTAATCCGCACATCTGATGCAGAGGTGGCCCAAGAACTCTATTTCCGCATCAAAGCCCAAGAACAGACATTTGCTGACTGTGCCTCGGTGTATTCACAAGGGCAAGAAGCTCAAACAGGGGGAATGTTAGGCCCTGTTCCCATGAGTCAACCGCATCCAGCGATCGCACAGAAACTGACCATTTCTCAACCAGGACAGTTATGGCCGCCGATGAAATTGTCCGAGTGGTTTGTGATTGTGCGACTGGAAAAGCTAATTCCGGCTCAATTAGATGATGCAATGCGCTCTACACTTCTGAATCATTTATTTGAGACTTGGTTAGCCGAAGAAATCAGCAAAGCGCAATTGACCATACATGATGATGCACCTGCTCCAGTTTTAATAACAAGATGA
- a CDS encoding peptidase domain-containing ABC transporter: MIESTTTIQEFLASIYPFNQLSITSIERIAEKLEPLRYRMGQAILVRETLPARVVILYQGQARLLGYAPGASAPDTLQLLKPGSIIGWTSLLRGVPCETAIASVETLCLTLKASDFLSLIELEPAIANAFCNHCSLIEVFDLLGAELERRGKIPDNLKELAIATVKQATILNLPPGKTPLQQLDPNLLWLVSSKGSNYDVGERLLPGSDRANITGEVRLVGFTDPTLPIAESDVNIASLSDTGIWANAPFAPERPEETEEVEPGQGIKYPHISGRGPVDGTLACFQMLAQQLRMPFRRDVLRRALVSNFERTGSISIQLCGALAELMGLTSQLVNVPAIAISKLPTPVLIPWQDSYAILYKATEKEIVLGIPEQGIIRKKPADFAETWGEEGQVLLLQPTKETPQKRFGLSWFLPAIKKHRTVLIEVFIASLFVQLLGLANPLITQVIIDKVIIQNGINTLNVLGFLLIAMAIVEGIITWLRTNLFVDTTNRIDLSLGSEVIDHLLRLPLRYFEKRPVGEISSRINELENIRSFLTGTALTVVLDAIFSVIYIVVMIFYSWLLTIVALATVPLFALITFIFAPIIRSQTRTKAERNADTQSYLVEVVSGIQTVKAQNIELNSRWQWQSRYGRYISASFENVLTSNTASSLSNFLNKLSSLLLLWVGAYLVLQQQLTLGQLIAFRIIAGYVTSPLLRLIQLWQNFQETALSLERLADILDTPQETEIAGRNNIPMPAIVGAVQYESVTFSFAKSPNPQLNNVHLDIEAGMFVGVVGQSGAGKSTLTKLLPRLYELDSGRIKIDGYDINKVELYSLRQQIGMVLQDTLLFDTTVQENIALTMPDATAEEIVEAAKIACAHDFIMNLPNGYETRVGERGSALSGGQRQRIAIARTVLQNPPLLILDEATSALDYATERQVCLNLAQVFKGRTVFFITHRLGTIQNADVILMMSQGRIAEQGTHTELMDLTGLYYCLYQQQEAQG; the protein is encoded by the coding sequence ATGATAGAAAGCACTACCACGATTCAAGAATTTCTCGCCAGCATCTACCCATTTAATCAGCTTTCTATAACTAGTATTGAGCGGATTGCAGAAAAACTTGAGCCTTTGCGCTACCGCATGGGGCAAGCAATTTTGGTCAGAGAAACCCTCCCAGCTAGAGTAGTCATTCTTTACCAGGGGCAAGCCCGTTTATTGGGATATGCCCCTGGTGCTTCTGCCCCTGATACTCTGCAACTACTAAAACCAGGATCAATCATCGGTTGGACAAGCTTGCTGCGTGGTGTACCCTGTGAAACTGCGATCGCTTCAGTTGAAACTCTTTGCTTAACGCTAAAAGCCTCAGATTTTTTAAGTCTAATAGAACTCGAACCTGCTATAGCGAATGCTTTTTGCAACCATTGCAGTCTCATTGAAGTTTTTGATTTATTGGGTGCAGAATTAGAACGCCGGGGCAAGATTCCCGATAATCTTAAAGAACTTGCGATTGCGACTGTAAAACAAGCCACAATCCTGAACTTGCCCCCAGGCAAAACACCACTTCAGCAATTAGATCCTAACCTACTGTGGTTAGTTAGCAGTAAAGGGTCTAACTATGATGTGGGCGAAAGACTTTTGCCTGGCTCAGATCGAGCTAACATTACTGGAGAAGTTCGCTTAGTTGGTTTTACCGATCCGACACTGCCGATCGCTGAATCTGACGTTAACATCGCCTCATTGTCAGATACTGGAATTTGGGCAAACGCCCCATTCGCTCCAGAGCGTCCAGAAGAAACAGAAGAAGTAGAGCCAGGGCAAGGAATTAAATACCCGCACATATCGGGTCGTGGCCCTGTAGATGGAACTCTTGCTTGTTTCCAAATGCTAGCGCAACAATTAAGAATGCCATTTCGCCGCGATGTCTTGCGCCGTGCCTTAGTCAGTAACTTTGAGCGCACTGGCAGCATTTCTATTCAATTATGTGGTGCTTTGGCAGAACTAATGGGACTGACATCTCAACTGGTGAATGTTCCCGCCATCGCAATATCTAAACTACCCACACCAGTTTTGATTCCCTGGCAAGATAGCTATGCAATTCTTTACAAAGCCACTGAAAAAGAAATAGTTCTTGGCATTCCAGAACAAGGCATTATCCGCAAAAAGCCAGCAGATTTTGCTGAGACTTGGGGGGAAGAGGGGCAAGTACTTCTGTTGCAACCGACCAAAGAAACTCCTCAAAAGCGATTTGGCTTAAGTTGGTTTCTACCTGCCATCAAAAAGCATCGTACAGTTTTAATTGAAGTATTTATTGCCTCATTATTTGTACAATTGTTGGGGCTAGCAAACCCTTTAATTACTCAAGTAATTATTGATAAAGTAATTATTCAAAACGGGATTAATACTCTCAACGTTCTGGGTTTTCTGCTCATAGCGATGGCTATAGTAGAGGGTATTATTACTTGGCTACGTACCAACTTGTTTGTCGATACCACCAATCGGATTGATTTAAGTTTGGGTTCGGAAGTAATAGACCATCTATTACGCTTACCACTACGTTATTTTGAGAAGCGCCCTGTTGGAGAAATATCTAGCCGGATCAACGAATTAGAAAATATTCGCTCTTTCCTCACTGGTACAGCATTAACTGTTGTTTTAGATGCTATCTTCTCTGTTATTTATATTGTAGTAATGATTTTTTATAGCTGGCTGCTAACCATAGTAGCACTGGCAACAGTACCGCTCTTTGCACTTATTACTTTTATATTTGCACCCATTATTCGCAGCCAAACTAGAACTAAAGCTGAACGAAATGCCGATACCCAATCGTATTTAGTTGAGGTGGTGTCTGGGATTCAAACTGTCAAAGCCCAAAATATCGAACTCAATTCTCGTTGGCAATGGCAATCTCGTTATGGAAGATATATTAGTGCTAGCTTTGAAAATGTTCTGACTTCTAACACTGCTAGTTCTTTATCTAACTTTTTGAATAAACTTTCCAGCTTACTTCTACTTTGGGTAGGCGCATATTTAGTCTTGCAGCAACAATTAACTTTGGGACAGTTAATTGCTTTTCGTATTATCGCAGGTTATGTCACAAGTCCTCTACTACGGCTAATTCAACTGTGGCAGAACTTTCAAGAAACTGCTTTATCGCTAGAACGCTTGGCTGATATTCTTGATACTCCCCAAGAAACAGAAATTGCTGGGCGTAATAACATCCCGATGCCAGCGATTGTTGGTGCAGTTCAATATGAAAGTGTTACTTTCAGCTTCGCTAAAAGTCCTAACCCCCAACTTAACAACGTTCATCTTGATATCGAAGCTGGTATGTTTGTTGGAGTTGTCGGTCAAAGTGGTGCTGGTAAAAGTACCTTAACCAAACTCTTACCTCGCCTTTATGAATTAGATTCTGGTCGGATCAAAATTGATGGCTATGACATTAATAAGGTAGAACTCTACTCCCTGCGTCAACAAATTGGCATGGTGTTACAAGACACTTTGTTATTTGATACCACTGTACAAGAAAATATTGCTCTAACAATGCCTGATGCCACAGCAGAAGAGATTGTGGAGGCTGCTAAAATTGCTTGCGCCCATGATTTCATTATGAATCTGCCCAATGGTTATGAAACTCGTGTTGGAGAGAGGGGTTCAGCTTTATCAGGCGGACAAAGACAAAGAATTGCGATCGCTCGGACTGTACTGCAAAACCCACCACTGTTGATTCTAGATGAAGCTACCAGCGCACTTGACTATGCTACTGAACGTCAGGTGTGCTTGAATTTAGCCCAAGTATTTAAAGGAAGGACAGTATTTTTCATTACTCACAGGCTAGGGACAATTCAAAATGCCGATGTGATTTTAATGATGAGTCAGGGAAGGATTGCTGAACAGGGAACTCATACAGAACTTATGGATTTAACAGGGCTTTATTACTGCTTATACCAACAACAAGAGGCTCAAGGTTGA
- a CDS encoding HlyD family efflux transporter periplasmic adaptor subunit produces the protein MSINNGNSNNGNGNGKHSNNGNSSSPKAAITSVQKLEQLSTETSDIQPKPANTAPRYIPKFDQPVILRQSRKWSRTILWGLMAVTTGTIIWANIAKIEEAVSATGKLEPTGTVKEIQAPVGGVVKKIYVEDGQQVKLGEHLIGLDPTTANAQLDSLKKIRLSLLRENQFYQSQMRGGSTISATDVQVTNEMLDLTKSRVALVAENRLYRAQLDGTGSSSGLSIEQKERLFSTSSELDARFTAAKLEIDQLNRQLNQSQIKLVSTKDTLKMNQGILDNITPLMNDGAISKIQYFKQQEEVRNAQSEIDQLTQEGFRLQSAINQAQAKLQSTVAISRKDWLTQIADNNKKISEIDSQLTKAIVENNKKIAENDSQLSQTQMNLQYQSINSPVSGTVFELKAHTPGFVVTSSEPILKIVPDDALIAKVYITNKDIGFVKEGMTVDVRIDSFPFSEFGDVKGKLVWVGSDALPPDQIYPFYRFPAKVRLEQQSISINGRKVLLQSGMSVSGNIKLRERTVMSIFTDMFSSSVESLKFVR, from the coding sequence ATGAGTATTAATAATGGCAATAGTAATAATGGGAATGGAAATGGCAAACACTCAAACAATGGCAATAGTAGTTCCCCAAAGGCAGCAATAACTTCTGTTCAAAAATTGGAACAGTTATCAACTGAGACATCCGATATTCAGCCAAAACCAGCTAATACTGCCCCACGTTATATCCCTAAGTTTGATCAACCTGTAATTCTTCGACAATCCCGCAAATGGTCACGCACTATCCTTTGGGGTTTGATGGCTGTTACAACTGGTACAATTATCTGGGCAAACATCGCCAAAATTGAAGAAGCAGTTTCCGCTACTGGGAAATTAGAGCCTACAGGCACAGTTAAAGAAATACAAGCTCCTGTTGGTGGCGTAGTTAAAAAAATCTATGTTGAAGATGGACAGCAGGTTAAACTTGGTGAACATCTCATCGGACTTGATCCCACTACTGCTAATGCCCAACTTGATTCTCTAAAGAAAATTCGCTTATCTTTACTCAGAGAAAATCAATTTTATCAGTCTCAAATGAGAGGTGGGTCTACAATCAGTGCCACTGATGTTCAAGTCACAAATGAAATGCTTGACCTTACCAAAAGTCGGGTTGCTCTAGTTGCAGAGAACCGTTTATATCGTGCCCAACTAGATGGTACAGGTTCTAGTAGTGGACTTTCCATTGAACAAAAAGAACGATTGTTCTCTACTTCTTCTGAATTGGATGCGCGGTTCACTGCTGCAAAACTGGAAATTGACCAATTAAATCGTCAACTTAACCAAAGCCAAATTAAATTGGTTAGCACAAAAGATACTCTTAAAATGAATCAGGGGATTCTTGACAATATTACTCCCTTAATGAATGATGGGGCGATTTCTAAAATCCAATACTTCAAGCAACAAGAAGAAGTTAGAAACGCTCAATCAGAAATTGACCAGCTTACCCAAGAAGGATTTCGTTTACAATCTGCTATTAACCAAGCACAAGCTAAGTTGCAATCAACTGTAGCTATTTCTCGCAAAGATTGGCTCACCCAAATTGCAGATAATAACAAAAAAATTTCCGAGATTGATTCTCAGCTTACTAAAGCCATTGTCGAAAATAATAAGAAAATTGCCGAAAATGATTCTCAGTTGAGCCAAACTCAAATGAATCTTCAATATCAGTCGATTAATTCCCCTGTTTCAGGTACAGTTTTTGAACTTAAGGCACATACACCAGGATTTGTAGTCACATCCAGCGAACCAATTCTCAAAATTGTTCCTGATGATGCTCTGATTGCTAAAGTTTACATCACCAACAAAGATATTGGTTTTGTTAAAGAGGGGATGACAGTAGATGTCAGAATTGATTCATTTCCTTTTAGTGAGTTTGGCGATGTCAAAGGTAAGCTAGTATGGGTTGGTTCTGATGCCCTGCCACCAGATCAGATTTATCCTTTCTATCGTTTTCCTGCTAAGGTGCGCCTGGAGCAACAATCTATTTCCATTAATGGGCGTAAAGTACTTCTGCAATCCGGGATGTCAGTCAGTGGTAATATTAAACTACGAGAACGGACGGTGATGAGTATTTTTACAGATATGTTTAGCTCTAGTGTTGAAAGTCTCAAGTTTGTTCGTTAA
- a CDS encoding Uma2 family endonuclease yields the protein MVFAQTSPPEVITTRLTLDEYRAMEQTSPERHEYRNGEIITMSGGSESHSAIASNFLITLGFLLRDTDFRLYNSDLRVWIPEYQCGTYTDLMVINGEPEFNGNRNDEILNPMLVVEVLSPSTEAYDRGDKFRKYRSIASFCEYLLISQTEPYIEQYHNLDRNSNDRWLWQVHSHLERTITLHSLNVEIPLTEVYRRINF from the coding sequence GTGGTTTTTGCTCAAACCAGTCCCCCAGAAGTAATAACAACTCGCCTTACCTTAGACGAGTATCGGGCTATGGAACAAACCAGTCCAGAACGCCATGAATACCGCAACGGAGAGATTATTACTATGTCGGGAGGTTCGGAATCTCATAGCGCGATCGCCAGCAACTTCTTAATAACTCTAGGTTTTTTATTGAGAGACACGGATTTCCGTTTGTATAACAGCGACTTGCGAGTTTGGATTCCTGAATATCAGTGTGGTACTTATACTGATTTGATGGTTATTAATGGTGAACCAGAGTTCAATGGCAATCGCAATGATGAAATTCTCAATCCAATGCTTGTTGTCGAAGTTCTATCGCCCTCGACTGAAGCTTATGATCGAGGGGACAAGTTCAGAAAATATCGCTCGATTGCTAGCTTTTGTGAATATCTGCTTATAAGCCAAACTGAACCCTATATTGAGCAATATCACAACTTGGATCGCAACAGTAACGATCGCTGGCTATGGCAAGTTCACTCTCACCTTGAGCGGACGATTACGCTACACAGTTTAAACGTAGAAATTCCCCTGACTGAAGTCTATCGTCGCATTAATTTTTAG
- a CDS encoding WGR domain-containing protein, producing MEIYLVFVDAIKNSNKFWSAKVEDNNLIVEWGRVGYKSQTKIHSLRSNQEAVLKYRNLVAEKMMKGYRRSQSQIDSNCEVSEINRAIELLEIIRPYVEQKNFSVAYINALNQYLKIVPTPLGMQIEPYRVYRSVEDVDYQMGLLNSLLATPAPQVAAVAVGHAPEATAEPKVVSLKTISKNFWRHL from the coding sequence ATGGAAATCTATTTAGTCTTTGTTGATGCTATCAAGAACAGCAATAAGTTCTGGAGTGCCAAGGTTGAAGACAACAATTTAATTGTTGAATGGGGACGAGTTGGCTACAAGTCTCAGACTAAAATTCATTCTTTAAGAAGCAATCAAGAAGCTGTTCTCAAATATCGTAATCTAGTAGCCGAAAAGATGATGAAAGGCTACAGAAGAAGTCAGTCACAAATCGACAGTAATTGTGAAGTTTCTGAAATCAATAGAGCGATTGAATTACTAGAAATTATTCGTCCTTATGTAGAGCAGAAAAACTTTTCAGTTGCTTATATCAATGCCCTAAATCAATATCTGAAGATTGTCCCAACACCTTTGGGTATGCAAATTGAACCATACAGGGTATATCGCTCAGTAGAAGATGTTGATTATCAAATGGGATTACTCAATTCCCTGTTAGCGACACCTGCACCACAAGTTGCTGCGGTGGCTGTTGGTCATGCCCCTGAAGCAACAGCAGAACCCAAGGTAGTCAGTCTCAAGACTATCAGTAAGAACTTCTGGCGACATTTGTAA
- a CDS encoding AAA family ATPase, with translation MNLSNLLSTLDSQIPIAAVDVLSPDEATIIQWLTTEANNKLSSPVFFWNLGVSTLEQCLIAADGGLVFKPVAEYKRPQHADPLLFVFDYIANFSGNGVFILGDIHPFIAKNSPQLSWEILSKVKNLYHRLKPTDKRIVLLGQNIQLHESLVRLIPYCEVPLPSIDQILEHINSYLHDLQQSAIEQELTFTVTLENAEFETLSRAALGLTLEEISDFLRLTVKENLTNDGVVVDADFIPKAVEYKTRLLSQMGIELGKPAIIPFGGLDLLREWLTRRRRLFTQEARSLSLPQPKGVLLAGPPGTGKSNCAKNIATILNLPLLQLDIASLLGSLVGESEGNVRRALKTAQAIAPCVLWIDEIEKALSGSGDTSGVSQRILGNILTFMSESTSGVFVVATCNDPSALPSELKRKGRFDENFFVDLPTEPERVQILAIHLQRFGIHLESEYLEAIAASTAKFSGAELETLASEAALLAFDEGRPQQVTLADLKICRQTITPLAIQDAAAVERMQGWASTARRASSPVVAAKTQSLRAAKFRNMN, from the coding sequence ATGAACCTCTCAAATCTGCTCTCCACACTCGATTCACAAATCCCCATCGCTGCGGTTGATGTCCTATCTCCTGATGAAGCGACGATTATTCAGTGGTTGACAACCGAAGCTAACAATAAGCTATCAAGTCCAGTGTTCTTCTGGAATCTGGGGGTATCAACCTTGGAACAATGTTTAATCGCAGCAGATGGGGGATTGGTGTTTAAGCCAGTTGCAGAGTACAAAAGACCACAACACGCTGATCCACTACTATTTGTATTCGACTACATTGCTAACTTTAGTGGAAATGGTGTATTTATTCTCGGAGATATTCACCCCTTTATTGCTAAGAACTCACCCCAATTGAGTTGGGAGATTTTAAGCAAGGTAAAAAACCTTTACCACAGGTTAAAACCCACAGATAAACGCATTGTCTTGTTGGGTCAGAACATACAATTACACGAATCCCTAGTCAGATTGATTCCTTATTGTGAAGTCCCTTTACCTAGTATTGACCAAATACTTGAACATATCAATTCTTATTTGCATGACCTACAACAGTCTGCTATTGAACAGGAATTGACTTTTACTGTTACGCTTGAAAATGCTGAATTTGAAACTCTTTCTCGTGCAGCGCTGGGTTTAACCCTGGAGGAGATTAGTGATTTCCTTCGGTTAACAGTCAAAGAAAACTTAACTAATGATGGTGTCGTCGTTGACGCTGATTTTATCCCCAAAGCCGTTGAGTACAAAACTCGGCTACTCTCTCAAATGGGTATCGAGTTGGGCAAACCTGCGATAATCCCGTTCGGCGGTTTGGATCTACTGCGTGAGTGGTTAACTCGGCGGCGGCGGCTGTTCACACAAGAGGCAAGAAGTCTTAGCTTACCCCAACCGAAAGGTGTGTTGCTGGCTGGCCCACCCGGAACAGGGAAATCTAACTGTGCCAAAAACATTGCAACTATACTGAATTTACCACTTCTACAGCTAGACATTGCATCCCTTTTGGGCAGTCTGGTCGGTGAGTCTGAGGGGAATGTCCGCCGCGCACTTAAAACAGCCCAAGCTATTGCTCCATGCGTGTTATGGATTGATGAAATAGAAAAAGCCCTCTCCGGTAGTGGGGATACAAGTGGAGTCAGCCAAAGGATTCTAGGCAATATCCTCACGTTTATGTCGGAATCAACCAGTGGCGTGTTTGTCGTGGCAACTTGCAATGACCCATCTGCACTGCCAAGTGAACTAAAACGGAAAGGCCGCTTCGATGAAAATTTCTTTGTTGATCTTCCCACAGAACCGGAGCGTGTACAGATTCTGGCGATTCATCTACAACGCTTTGGCATTCACCTGGAATCCGAATATCTCGAAGCGATCGCAGCTTCGACCGCGAAATTTTCCGGTGCTGAACTGGAAACCCTTGCTTCGGAAGCTGCTCTGCTGGCATTCGATGAGGGTAGACCGCAGCAGGTAACGCTTGCTGATCTGAAAATCTGCCGCCAAACCATTACCCCGCTTGCGATTCAGGATGCAGCGGCAGTCGAGCGTATGCAGGGTTGGGCATCCACCGCACGACGGGCTAGTAGTCCTGTGGTTGCAGCGAAAACTCAATCCTTGCGTGCTGCTAAGTTTCGGAATATGAACTGA
- a CDS encoding DUF2997 domain-containing protein, translating into MERSILIHFDSATGEVRVEAEGFEGLSCLSATQPFEEALGVVSEGDRIFKEESAPQLRTTQSSQTRLRQ; encoded by the coding sequence ATGGAACGTTCAATACTGATTCATTTCGACAGCGCTACAGGTGAAGTTCGAGTGGAAGCGGAGGGGTTCGAGGGTTTGAGTTGTTTATCGGCTACGCAACCCTTTGAAGAAGCACTTGGAGTTGTGAGCGAAGGCGATCGCATTTTCAAAGAAGAATCAGCACCACAGCTTCGGACTACCCAAAGCAGTCAAACACGTTTACGTCAGTAA
- a CDS encoding DUF1257 domain-containing protein has protein sequence MSHFSTVKTKLSNQECLVQALTDLNLSPQVHQTAQPLKGYYGGSQGQSAEIIVSGRTIKARADIGFKWNQSSGVYDVIHDSYETVPKLGKDFFSNKLMLAYGKHLVRVKAAELQEQFGECAIAEETSGTVQTLRLTFAGHQEVKQFARR, from the coding sequence GTGTCGCATTTCTCAACAGTCAAAACCAAATTAAGCAATCAAGAGTGTTTGGTGCAAGCCCTCACGGATCTAAACCTATCGCCGCAAGTTCACCAAACAGCACAGCCACTAAAAGGATACTACGGTGGCTCTCAAGGACAAAGCGCTGAAATCATCGTATCTGGTCGCACCATAAAAGCCCGTGCAGACATCGGGTTCAAATGGAATCAGTCAAGCGGCGTGTACGACGTAATACACGACAGTTACGAAACAGTTCCGAAGCTGGGCAAAGACTTTTTCAGCAATAAACTAATGCTGGCTTATGGTAAGCATTTGGTTCGTGTCAAAGCTGCCGAGTTACAAGAGCAGTTTGGTGAATGTGCGATCGCCGAAGAAACTAGCGGCACTGTGCAAACTCTACGGCTGACTTTTGCCGGACATCAAGAAGTTAAACAATTTGCACGGAGATAA
- a CDS encoding DUF5895 domain-containing protein has product MTAFDFDSAEHKAYEKTPAAKSIPSPAGIWIAYENQQLAGWYENKELEGGKEYKVLTNKLDENDEKIGIPGALYRQPRILVIGRSPLLYGNDRKVIGVWRSSDGLDKNAYKFGRRYMVIFVDAQNLPLHIAPVQITAWGVFQVSFDQQLMAFRETCEQAYASFHDKHHQPKNLLWHSMWVFCPTLKTEKREKGGQTSNACVCVGYEKPTALNWESYCIGKKPIAQEIALVHNSISDWWKKGLPNNNLPKHTSHALDRNQLMMESQRLIEALGWGEEKGKQFLIENYGKKGRQSLTNEEFANFVNKLQSMQANYDDEVGYWEDVPS; this is encoded by the coding sequence ATGACAGCTTTTGACTTTGATTCTGCTGAACACAAGGCATACGAAAAGACTCCAGCAGCTAAAAGTATTCCTTCACCCGCAGGCATTTGGATTGCTTACGAAAATCAACAATTAGCAGGATGGTACGAAAATAAAGAACTAGAAGGTGGGAAAGAGTATAAAGTTCTTACTAACAAGTTGGACGAAAACGATGAAAAGATAGGCATTCCTGGCGCTCTTTATAGACAACCACGAATACTTGTGATTGGGCGATCGCCTCTGCTATACGGAAACGATAGAAAGGTGATTGGAGTTTGGCGTAGCAGTGATGGTTTGGACAAGAACGCCTACAAATTCGGTAGGCGGTATATGGTGATTTTCGTCGATGCCCAAAATCTACCTCTTCATATCGCACCAGTACAAATAACTGCTTGGGGAGTGTTCCAAGTGTCGTTTGATCAACAACTAATGGCATTCCGTGAAACCTGCGAACAAGCTTATGCAAGTTTTCACGATAAACATCACCAACCGAAGAATTTACTTTGGCATTCGATGTGGGTATTTTGTCCCACATTGAAAACAGAGAAACGTGAGAAAGGTGGGCAAACTTCCAATGCTTGTGTATGTGTCGGATACGAAAAGCCAACTGCGCTCAACTGGGAAAGTTATTGTATTGGCAAGAAACCAATAGCTCAAGAAATTGCCCTTGTGCATAATTCTATCAGCGATTGGTGGAAAAAAGGATTGCCTAACAATAACTTACCAAAGCATACGTCTCATGCACTAGATCGCAATCAATTGATGATGGAGTCACAACGATTGATTGAAGCTTTAGGTTGGGGTGAGGAAAAGGGCAAACAGTTTCTCATAGAGAACTATGGTAAAAAAGGAAGGCAGTCACTAACTAACGAAGAATTTGCTAACTTCGTCAACAAATTGCAGTCTATGCAAGCAAATTATGACGATGAAGTTGGTTACTGGGAGGATGTGCCTTCTTAA
- a CDS encoding helix-turn-helix domain-containing protein, with protein MGLTLMRVTFSKEFPGLGEKIKELRKASSKSVTELAAEAGISANHWSRIEREKVQDLPIETLRGIEKALGTELGVQV; from the coding sequence GTGGGATTAACATTAATGCGTGTGACGTTTAGTAAGGAGTTTCCTGGATTAGGGGAAAAAATAAAAGAACTTAGAAAAGCTTCGTCTAAATCTGTAACTGAGTTAGCCGCAGAAGCCGGAATTAGTGCAAACCATTGGAGCCGAATTGAACGCGAAAAGGTTCAGGATCTGCCCATAGAAACATTACGAGGTATAGAGAAAGCACTAGGAACAGAATTAGGGGTTCAAGTATAA